A section of the Lineus longissimus chromosome 1, tnLinLong1.2, whole genome shotgun sequence genome encodes:
- the LOC135489265 gene encoding PH and SEC7 domain-containing protein-like isoform X5, whose product MAAVVKESPASLKKVADKPMNGSCGGSSGQDKQRIVSPEKTTRKAIPVFKKKEKDIHVLKKDKDSDKCRFQQNGLEDEVLTAELASDEKSVQRRGDAGFETFVMTGDMIIRTSAQKGNKKSDKKETTPEKSDSPTLVPNTAVSHTVPETKIPRVKKAGSPKSDLDSKVESSDNKMDNTANEKLQSEDKSVKKSPSEDKSVKKSSLEDKSVKKSPSEDKSVKKSASGEETLPKEDKIPSPTVDSNKSSPYSSSPEKSMNGLAHDKDMDKSSSDQNVVNNNKEVSDKEEERFSDTKGRSMVVSKSAEKVTLADLQQRSLVVRSSKSQENYLENSDRYLMVDIDIDDKIASSVDALLCDQSTESSLEKLANSENDRSEDHISKSEQSSPERRPTGTDIYNERVVVPGFVSLEEQPVSARGKSDCRSGEQSSAGLVLQHEPDESETDSFDEGATGHFGRVHDQHSNLEGAASSDSDPDNISDSDSIYHQPTKDVDRPSASRLAKRLYNLDGFKKSDVSRHLSKKNDFAQLVGEEYLKYFDFTDDTLDMALRQFLSKFALTGETQERERILAHFSKRYVECNPNSYASEDACHTLVCAIMLLNTDLHGQNIGRKMTCSEFIENLADLNDGENFPREVLKAIYNAIKTEPLSWSIDEEEEPNANLNGGAPQDQKVMGSNPFLEVPDPQKTKEYISGYVMRKCVQDPDGRKTPMGKRSWKMFYATLKDMILYLHKDEQSYKKQAVYQMNNAIRIHHSLATKATDYTKKQHVLKLQTADWSTYLFQTSDSKELQRWIDTINFVAASLSAPPLPGACGSQRKFQRPLMPSSYTKLNLQEQMTCHEKRVEEIERELKEHRQYPPEKGAKARMIQDYLEKESYQEFELKRFKTYAYLLQSKMTIFPELEPSLVETAIGEVDEPPSPTSPRHPASDNNRPQPKSAKQVQRSLSDRYDDDDIDPRGYRLTVSSPILRMPSNEFQIDVVIPAIEYETAL is encoded by the exons TTAACAGCGGAGTTGGCATCTGATGAAAAGTCTGTCCAGCGCAGGGGGGATGCTGGCTTTGAAACATTTGTTATGACAGGGGATATGATAATACGGACATCGGCACAAAAAGGGAATAAAAAATCGGATAAAAAGGAAACGACGCCAGAGAAATCAGACAGTCCCACCCTGGTACCAAATACTGCTGTTAGTCATACTGTGCCAGAGACGAAAATTCCTAGAGTAAAAAAAGCAGGGTCACCGAAGTCAGACTTGGATAGTAAAGTTGAGTCTTCAGATAATAAAATGGATAACACAGCAAATGAAAAGTTGCAATCGGAAGATAAATCAGTAAAAAAGTCACCTTCGGAGGATAAATCAGTGAAAAAGTCATCTCTGGAGGATAAATCTGTGAAAAAATCACCTTCGGAGGATAAATCTGTGAAAAAGTCTGCTTCAGGGGAAGAGACACTTCCTAAGGAAGATAAAATACCAAGTCCAACAGTGGATAGCAATAAGTCGTCACCTTACAGTTCTTCTCCTGAGAAGAGCATGAATGGATTAGCCCACGACAAAGACATGGATAAGTCCTCCTCTGATCAAAATGTTGTGAATAACAATAAGGAAGTTTCGGATAAAGAGGAGGAGAGATTTTCAGATACGAAAGGACGGTCAATGGTGGTGAGTAAAAGTGCTGAAAAAGTCACGTTGGCCGACCTACAACAAAGATCGTTGGTTGTACGCAGTAGCAAAAGTCAGGAAAACTATTTGGAAAATTCGGATAGGTATTTAATGGTGGATATAGATATTGACGACAAAATTGCTTCTTCTGTGGATGCCTTGCTGTGTGACCAATCCACGGAGTCATCGTTGGAAAAATTAGCGAATTCAGAAAATGATCGATCAGAGGATCACATATCAAAAAGTGAACAAAGTTCACCAGAACGACGTCCGACGGGGACGGATATTTATAATGAACGAGTTGTAGTGCCTGGTTTCGTATCGCTAGAGGAACAACCGGTTTCGGCGCGGGGGAAATCAGATTGCCGGTCAGGTGAACAGTCGAGTGCAGGGTTAGTTCTTCAACACGAACCCGATGAGAGTGAAACAGACTCTTTTGACGAAGGTGCTACTGGTCATTTTGGACGCGTTCATGACCAACATTCCAACTTAGAGGGCGCCGCCAGTTCCGATTCTGATCCGGACAATATATCAGACTCAGATAGCATTTATCACCAGCCAACAAAGGATGTTGATCGACCGTCTGCTTCAAGGCTTGCCAAAAGACTTTATAATCTCGATGGATTTAAAAAATCGGACGTATCGCGACATTTGAGCAAAAA GAATGACTTTGCCCAGTTGGTAGGGGAAGAATATCTCAAGTATTTTGACTTCACCGACGACACCTTAGACATGGCTCTACGACAGTTTCTCAGCAAGTTTGCGTTGACGGGGGAGACCCAAGAACGGGAGCGTATTCTTGCCCATTTCTCCAAGCGCTACGTCGAGTGTAACCCAAACAGTTATGCCTCAGAAG ATGCCTGTCATACGCTGGTGTGTGCTATCATGCTTCTCAACACAGATCTCCACGGCCAG AATATCGGTAGAAAGATGACGTGCAGCGAGTTTATAGAGAATCTCGCGGACTTGAACGACGGTGAGAACTTCCCTCGGGAGGTGCTCAAGGCCATCTACAATGCCATCAAGACGGAACCTTTATCTTGGTCAAT AGATGAAGAGGAGGAACCAAATGCCAATCTCAACGGTGGTGCTCCGCAGGACCAAAAGGTCATGGGCTCTAATCCATTCTTAGAG GTGCCTGACCCACAGAAGACCAAGGAATACATCAGCGGCTACGTGATGAGGAAATGTGTTCAGGATCCTGACGGGAGGAAAA CGCCAATGGGAAAACGAAGTTGGAAGATGTTCTACGCCACCTTGAAGGACATGATTCTCTATCTCCACAAGGATGAACAGAGTTATAAAAAACAGGCGGTTTATCAAATGAACAATGCAATACGAATCCACCATAGTCTTGCTACAAAGGCTACAGACTACACAAAGAAACAACATGTGCTGAAGTTGCAGACAGCGGATTGGTCCACGTACTTGTTTCAAACTAG TGATAGTAAAGAACTTCAACGATGGATTGACACCATCAACTTTGTGGCGGCTAGCCTCTCGGCCCCACCATTGCCAGGGGCATGTGGCTCGCAGAGAAAGTTCCAACGCCCCCTGATGCCATCATCGTACACAAAACTGAATTTG CAAGAGCAGATGACATGCCATGAGAAACGTGTGGAGGAAATCGAGCGAGAGTTGAAAGAACATCGCCAGTATCCACCGGAGAAAGGTGCTAAAGCTAGGATGATCCAGGACTACTTGGAGAAAGAATCATATCAGGAATTTGAG TTGAAGCGCTTCAAGACTTATGCATACTTACTCCAGTCCAAGATGACAATCTTCCCCGAACTGGAGCCATCGCTCGTTGAGACTGCCATCGGTGAGGTCGACGAGCCCCCATCACCGACCTCGCCCAGACACCCAGCGTCTGACAACAACCGACCACAGCCGAAATCTGCCAAGCAAGTGCAGCGTAGTCTCTCAGATAG atatgatgatgatgacattgacccGAGGGGTTATAG GCTGACAGTCTCATCGCCCATTCTTCGCATGCCTTCAAACGAATTCCAAATTGACGTGGTGATACCAGCAATAGAGTACGAGACGGCATTATGA